A window of the Arachis duranensis cultivar V14167 chromosome 5, aradu.V14167.gnm2.J7QH, whole genome shotgun sequence genome harbors these coding sequences:
- the LOC107490872 gene encoding uncharacterized protein LOC107490872 gives MQPVTSPSFAVDLSGNVGDEVRYGEHIPTEVHCPTPAGVSDGLFDDPDDDEVEPDMIADESGDDVGTTVSRRATGGSSFGTQQYPPHFSSLDLGAMRQDENALQPSGFGARDTEGSAGMNEFQVGQQFQDKDEALLSVKTYSIRRGVQYKVVESDYRRYVGKCSEFGNGCTWLIRLSLRQRKGIWEVK, from the exons ATGCAGCCTGTTACGTCCCCTTCGTTTGCCGTTGATCTGAGCGGCAATGTTGGAGACGAGGTTCGGTATGGGGAACATATTCCCACCGAGGTACATTGTCCCACACCGGCTGGTGTTAGTGATGGTTTGTTTGATGATCCAGATGACGATGAGGTTGAGCCGGATATGATCGCTGATGAAAGCGGCGATGATGTTGGAACTACTGTTTCGAGAAGGGCTACAGGTGGATCTAGTTTTGGGACACAGCAGTATCCACCCCATTTTTCCTCGTTGGACCTGGGTGCCATGCGGCAGGACGAAAACGCTCTGCAGCCCTCAGGATTTGGCGCTAGAGACACCGAGGGGTCTGCCGGTATGAACGAGTTCCAGGTTGGCCAACAATTTCAGGATAAAGATGAGGCGCTGTTGAGTGTGAAGACGTACAGTATCCGCCGAGGGGTCCAGTACAAGGTCGTTGAGTCTGACTACCGCAG GTATGTGGGAAAGTGTTCTGAGTTTgggaatgggtgcacatggCTAATTCGGTTGAGTCTCCGACAGCGAAAGGGTATATGGGAAGTGAAGTGA
- the LOC107490871 gene encoding protein MAIN-LIKE 1-like codes for MRLDERYVPYLQMAGLYHLARLNDRWFRLDEPLVSAFVERWRPETHTFHMPFGECTITLQDVAYQLGLPVDGDYVSGCLTDFHLYIEGGRPAWQWFHELLGVLPPENQVQKFAVNCTWFQETFGECPDGADEETLFADKSGNRIHIRWLPYVARLEEMGRYSWASAALAWLYRCMCRVANRHVVKLAGPLQLLQSWIFWRFPTLRPSGYDEISWPLASRWSGYNPGISNKGPRVQMARMKIDLLQPRQFIALN; via the exons ATGCGTCTTGATGAGAGGTATGTtccgtacttgcagatggccGGACTTTACCATCTTGCGAGACTGAACGACAGATGGTTCCGACTAGACGAGCCCCTAGTCAGCGCATTCGTCGAGAGGTGGCGGCCTGAGACGCACACCTTCCACATGCCCTTCGGAGAGTGCACTATCACGCTTCAGGACGTCGCATACCAGCTGGGGTTGCCAGTCGACGGAGATTACGTTAGTGGGTGCCTTACCGACTTCCACCTTTACATTGAGGGTGGGAGACCTGCTTGGCAGTGGTTCCATGAGTTGCTCGGTGTTTTACCTCCCGAGAACCAGGTGCAGAAATTCGCAGTCAACTGCACCTGGTTTCAGGAGACATTCGGGGAGTGTCCAGATGGGGCAGATGAGGAGACG CTGTTTGCCGACAAGTCCGGCAATCGTATACACATCAGATGGCTACCTTATGTTGCTCGGCTTGAGGAGATGGGTCGCTACAGTTGGGCGTCGGCGGCACTAGCATGGCTGTACAGGTGCATGTGCCGAGTCGCCAACAGACATGTGGTGAAGTTAGCTGGCCCGTTACAGTTATTACAGTCTTGGATCTTCTGGAGGTTTCCCACTCTTAGACCATCTGGGTATGATGAGATCAGCTGGCCCCTTGCATCGAG ATGGTCTGGTTACAACCCTGGGATTAGCAACAAGGGACCTCGGGTACAGATGGCTCGCATGAAGATCGACTTGTTACAGCCTCGGCAG TTTATAGCTCTTAACTAA